A region from the Haemorhous mexicanus isolate bHaeMex1 chromosome 12, bHaeMex1.pri, whole genome shotgun sequence genome encodes:
- the LOC132332904 gene encoding cytochrome b5 type B isoform X2, with product MHLFQLVASAGLNSTLVSLEAHVVESCVLRSDRAAVERVQHPGGEEVLLEQAGRDATESFEDVGHSTDAREMLKQYYIGEVHPNDREKEGSKNPSRTSSGQTSFWSTWLIPIFGALVLGLMYRYYMADGKSS from the exons ATGCACTTGTTCCAGCTTGTTGCCTCTGCTGGACTGAATTCAACTCTGGTTTCCCTTGAGGCCCACGTGGTTGAATCCTGTGTACTGCGGagtgacagagctgctgtggagagggTACAG CACCCAGGTGGAGAAGAGGTGTTGCTTGAGCAAGCAGGCAGAGATGCCACGGAGAGCTTTGAAGATGTAGGGCATTCCACAGATGCCAGGGAAATGCTGAAGCAGTACTACATTGGAGAGGTCCACCCG AATGATCGGGAAAAGGAAGGTTCTAAG AATCCAAGTAGGACATCCTCAGGCCAAACCAG TTTCTGGTCGACATGGCTGATCCCCATCTTTGGAGCACTGGTCTTAGGTTTAATGTATCGTTATTACATGGCAGATGGGAAAAGCTCCTGA
- the LOC132332904 gene encoding cytochrome b5 isoform X1: protein MEGGRRGEAGAAAAAGDGPAPVFTLEEVAKRNSSREAWLVIHGRVYDVTRFLEEHPGGEEVLLEQAGRDATESFEDVGHSTDAREMLKQYYIGEVHPNDREKEGSKNPSRTSSGQTSFWSTWLIPIFGALVLGLMYRYYMADGKSS from the exons ATGGAGGGCGGGCGGCGCGGAGaggccggggcggcggcggcggcgggggacGGGCCCGCGCCCGTGTTCACCCTGGAGGAGGTGGCGAAGCGGAACTCCAGCCGTGAGGCCTGGCTGGTGATCCACGGGCGCGTCTACGATGTCACCCGCTTCCTGGAGGAG CACCCAGGTGGAGAAGAGGTGTTGCTTGAGCAAGCAGGCAGAGATGCCACGGAGAGCTTTGAAGATGTAGGGCATTCCACAGATGCCAGGGAAATGCTGAAGCAGTACTACATTGGAGAGGTCCACCCG AATGATCGGGAAAAGGAAGGTTCTAAG AATCCAAGTAGGACATCCTCAGGCCAAACCAG TTTCTGGTCGACATGGCTGATCCCCATCTTTGGAGCACTGGTCTTAGGTTTAATGTATCGTTATTACATGGCAGATGGGAAAAGCTCCTGA